In a single window of the Scophthalmus maximus strain ysfricsl-2021 chromosome 18, ASM2237912v1, whole genome shotgun sequence genome:
- the fam110c gene encoding protein FAM110C encodes MESSPPQHLLQRLYAVKDHLLFANTWIGNSLKATMETTSDTTKILGKGPEYLRKQMELESETKGRVSAVERLAASKLRYVKSQLVVNSTQESVISLGSASVSSMGSSSRSSNRGGILATGSNSTEAEGGSKNCSPGQVRRSSSKKRPDSLLLYRQKCELLRGAANDRKHHVKRKLLINTVNKNIPLLKECEFERNKEAITTHQGPAKECSPHGAASRSERRIEPGTKVTAALLTVPEFESRSGKGVSRSHSDISSRYSKNFADFDAFFRYCGLDGEVIKSLGKENFSARSDEIAINIRSASVSTSDGGFSRSSGGSDGLLQEELRGKICQGTSVIERNARIIKWLYSCKNSIDSGKKLRDLD; translated from the coding sequence ATGGAATCTTCACCCCCACAACACCTACTCCAGAGGCTGTACGCTGTAAAGGATCACCTGCTCTTTGCAAATACCTGGATTGGAAATTCATTGAAAGCCACAATGGAGACAACAAGTGACACCACAAAAATCCTTGGGAAAGGTCCCGAATACCTTCGAAAGCAAATGGAGCTGGAGAGTGAGACAAAGGGACGTGTGAGTGCTGTGGAGAGGCTTGCTGCAAGCAAACTGAGATACGTCAAAAGCCAGCTGGTGGTCAACTCAACTCAGGAGTCTGTGATCAGTCTTGGATCGGCTTCTGTGAGCAGCATGGGGTCTTCAAGCCGGAGCTCGAACCGTGGTGGGATCCTAGCCACGGGGAGTAACTCAACAGAGGCTGAAGGTGGTTCAAAGAACTGCTCACCGGGGCAGGTGCGTCGGTCCAGCTCCAAAAAGCGGCCAGACTCTCTTCTACtttacagacagaaatgtgagtTACTGCGGGGTGCAGCAAATGACCGGAAACACCATGTAAAACGTAAATTGCTGATAAACACTGTGAACAAAAATATCCCGTTACTTAAGGAATGTGAGTTTGAAAGGAACAAGGAAGCTATCACCACACATCAGGGACCAGCAAAGGAATGTAGCCCGCACGGAGCTGCCTCCCGCTCAGAGAGGAGGATTGAGCCTGGGACAAAGGTGACAGCCGCTCTCCTAACTGTCCCAGAGTTTGAAAGCAGGTCTGGCAAAGGTGTCAGTCGTTCTCACTCTGACATCAGCTCCAGGTACTCCAAAAACTTTGCGGACTTCGACGCATTCTTCAGGTACTGTGGGCTGGACGGTGAGGTCATCAAGTCCTTGGGGAAGGAGAACTTCTCGGCGCGCTCGGATGAGATTGCGATAAACATCCGGAGTGCCAGCGTCTCCACTTCAGATGGCGGCTTCTCCAGGAGCAGTGGGGGCAGCGATGGATTATTGCAGGAAGAGTTGCGTGGGAAGATATGTCAGGGGACGTCAGTCATTGAGCGCAATGCACGGATTATCAAATGGCTGTACAGCTGCAAAAATTCCATAGACTCTGGGAAGAAATTACGAGACCTGgattaa